GGGCGGGGGTCAGAAGTGGACGTGCTGGGGCGGGCGTGGGCACCAGGAGGCAGGCTCACCCTTGCCGGCAGCGAGGATGTGGGGCTTTGCCCCCACGCCCTGGGGAAGGTCGAAGGTTACACCGACTTGGGGGCCCCTAGTGAGACCGGCTGCAGCTTGGGTTCTCCCCAGCACGGGGTGAAGCCGGCCAAGTTCTCTCTCTGGATCCCCAGGTCCCCCTCCCTAGGTGAGGCCCGTGAGCACCGTGGGAACAGCGGCAGTGGGGCTGCCCGTCTGGGGGCCTCACCTCCGTCTGCGGCCAAgggccccaggcccagcctccGCCCAGCTCTTCGAGTGGACAGCATCCGTGATGCAGCCACTCTGAACCTGGGGGGCCGAGGGGCCAGGCTGTAGGTGGGTGGTCTGAGCGTCCTGAAAAGGAGACTGCagacaccccccccacacacacaccaggccccTCGCCCACCTTGTATTTGCAAGCTTCTCTCCCCGTTTTGAATCAAGGCATGGTCATACCCGTTCTGCCCAGGCCGAAGCTGCTTTAAAGGGTCACCTGGTTCTGTGAGCCCAAGAGTGAatgagtggggggcggggggccgggggtgCGATGACCcaggcctgcagggcaggaggagggagtgTGCATTCCAAGGCCCTGGCTCACCAGGCCCCGTGCCTCGCAGAGGAGCCAAGTACGAAGGCTTCTAAATACACCCCGGGGCAGTCCCCGAGGGCTGTACTCACGGCCCAAGAACACACTGTTTCCACAGGACCAGCAGTGCCCCCCGGGGgcgtggcggggtgggggggctcaGAATGCCTTGGTGGGCTTCCGGCCCCCCAGCTGCCCCTAGAGATAGCACACCTCCCAGCAGTCAGGCCATCGTCCCCCTGCTAAGGGCACGGGGGGCATCCAGGGTGCCAGCTGCTCTGGAGTCGATCACACTCAAACAGTGAGCCCAATAATTCATCCTAGGCAACTCAGCTGCTCCCGGGGCTCTCAGAATAAGGTGCTGACTTCACGCCCCAGCCTCCAGCTCAGCACAGCGGCACCCCCCACACCGCCCATCTCAGCAGGACCTGGTGGATCCCAGGCTCCTCACAGACAGCGGTGGTCCTTAGCAAAGTCCTTActgggaaaagaagggaaataatGTGGGCTTCTCAAAAAGcgacatatatgtaatataaggGAACATCCCCTATTGTTACTGGCAGGCCACTGTCTTCAGGTTATAAATAACCAACCCCTGAAAACTTCACGTctacacaatattttttttaaagctgtcatATACACttggtttgcttttaaaataagcaaataaaaacttaataaggtcccctggagaaggaaatggcaactcactccagtactcttgcctggaaaatcctatggacggaggagcctggtgggctacagtccatggggtcacagagtcggacacgactgagcgacttcacttcctccTCGTAAGAGCAGCTGGTTCAGGAGGTTGAGTCCCTTCAGGCAGGAGAGCTGGCCGGGACAGATTTGATTTTCCGTGGATCCTGTTGCCTTGGGCACGACCAGGTGGGCCGTTTGCCGTTTGAGGTCACACTTCGAATCCACACCTGTGGCGTTTTCTGGGTCAGCGTGCGGGGTGCTGGGCTATGCCTGGGTGGGCTGTGCCCTTGCGCCCTGTAGACGGACTGGCTCGCCCTGTTTTCCACTCTGGATTCTTACAGGCATATCCTGAGGAAGGTGCTTCATAATAGCTCTGGTGGAAATTTCTAAACAATAAAACATATGTCgcaaatggaaaacaaacaaaaccagggCCTGGGAACCAGGGTCTTGGAATGTGCCCCTTCCCTCCTCTGACCCCAGGCCCGGGCTGCCACGCTGCTGGGGGTTCGTGGGGACTGTGGGGCAcagagccccctcccctcccctctctcggCTCCCGAGCCAGGCGACCCGGCAGAGAGCCTTCCAGGGCTGAGACAGGATGCGTGGCGACCTGCCTTGCCTCAGAAGGGAGAGACATGCTCGAAAACACACACTTCTTTATTGCTGGCTTCTTATTTCCATGGCATGAGGACGGTAGGCAGGATCTGTAAATACCCCTAACTGAGAAAATAAACCATGATCAGGCCTTTGTTGCTCTCTCCAACCATTTCTTCCTTTGGAAGGGTCTTGGCTCTAAAACCCCAGGACCTGAGACTCACTTGACCTCCTCGGAGCCAGGCAAGGCCCTGGGGCTCCTGCCCAGAGCACAGGAAGCAAGGGTGCCCGTGAACCCAGAGGTCAAGACAACTGATGTGTGAATGAACACTGTAAAAAATCCAGCGTCATGCAAAAAAAATCCCAAGACGACGAAGAAGTAGAATCTCAAGGAAACGCAGCAGCAGTCTTGGGGACGCTCCCCTTTGCCTCAGGTTCCAGCGAGGCCGAGCAGGGCCCCCGTCCCAGCTGCCCGAGGCGGAGAGCGTGGCGCTGGGCCTGAGGTCTGGGGTGAGGGCTGGGCCTGAGGGCTAGGGTGAGGGCTGCAGCCTTCAGCGCTCCCTCCGGGGCCTTACAAGCCAGGGTTCTGAGTCCGATGCCAGCGGGAGCTCCGCACGCGACACCAGCCCCACACGACGCTGCCAGCGGAGACCGTCCCAGAGGCACCCACGCTGTCCCTgggctccttcctctccctccgcAGCCAGCGcctcatgtttatttttttttctgcattcttAGGAGGGCAAGCAAGTGGAGAGCAAGACAGATGCGAAAAAGGGAGAAGACAAGGGGAGAGACACTGGCAAGAAGCCCCTGGGCCCCAGACGGGACTCAGACCTGGGGAAGGAGCCCAAGAAGGGTAGCATGAAGAAAAGCGTCTCGAGGGACAAGGATGAAGCTGACGGCAGGAGTGCAGAGAGGCCCAAGGAGGAGAAGCTCGTCAGGGGCCTGGAGAAGGGCCGGGTCAGGGCCGTGGTGGACAAGAAGGAGGCTGGGAAGGAGGGGCCGGCCGCCCCCCTGAAGGACGAGGAGAAGCAGAGGAGCGTGATCAGAGACAAGGGCAAGAAGGGTGAGCAGCCTGAGGCAGCAGGCAAGGCAGCAGCGCCTGAGAAGGCCAAGGGGCTGCGGACGGGTGAGGACACCCGGGCGGAGGCCCCGGAGCCGAAGGGGGGACGCGGGGACAGGGCCACCAGGCCGGAGGGCGAGAAGGCCAGGAAGGAGGAGCCCCATGAGGTGAAGGCCCCCCGAGAAGACAGCAAGACCCCAGTGCCAGAGAAACCCACCCCTGGTGCCCCCGCGAAGCCCGCTGAGGGGCCCGCCAAggccgaggaggaggaggcggccccCAGCATCTTCGACGAGCTCCTGGAGAGCGTGAGGAGCAACGACCCGGAGGTGACCGCGGTGAACGTCAACAACTCGGACTGCATCACCTCGGAGATCCTGGTGCGCTTTGCGGAAGCGCTGGAGTTCAACACGGCCGTCAAGGTCTTCGCCCTGGCCAACACGCGGGCGGACGACCACGTGGCCTTCGCCATCGCCATCATGCTCAAGGCCAACAAGACCATCACCAGCCTGAACCTGGACTCCAACCACATCACCAGCAAAGGCATCCTGGCCATCTTCCGGGCCCTGCTGCAGAACAGCTCGCTGACCGAGCTCCGCTTCCACAACCAGCGCCACATCTGCGGCGGCAAGACCGAGATGGAGATGGCCAAACTGCTCAAGGAGAACACCACGCTGCTCAAGCTGGGCTACCACTTCGAGCTGGCCGGGCCCCGCATGACCGTCACCAGCCTGCTCAGCCGCAACATGGACCGGCAGCGGCAGAAGCGGCTGCAGGAACAGCGGCAGGCGCAGGAGGCCCAGGCGGGGAAGGCGCAGCCGGAGGtgcccccggcccggccccccgCCCGGGGCTCCCCCAGGCCCTCCCTGCAGCCACCCCCCAAGGCCGCTCCCAAGAACTCACCAGGCAAAGGGGGTGCCCCGGCCGCGCCCCCCCCACCGCCGCCGCCCCTGGCACCCCCGCTCATCATGGAGAGTCTGAGGAACTCGCTGTCCCCGGCCACCCAGCGGAAGGTGGGCGACAAGGCCCTCCCCGCCCAGGAGAAGAACTCTCGGGACCAGCTGCTGGCGGCCATCCGCTCCAGCAACCTCAAGCAGCTCAAGAAGGTGGGCGCTGGGTCTGGCCGCGGTGCGAGGCTGGGGGGTGGGCCTGCACCCGCTCCAGGGCATCTGTCCATCCTCCCGGGAGCTTCCTCTAGCCCGTCCCCCATGTTTCTCCCGCAAGTGGAGAAGAACCTTCAGACACTTCCTTGAAGTCTTCCCATTCCCTAGGCCCACACGGCCTTcgctttcagtcagttcagctcagtcgctcagccgtgtccgactctttgcgaccccatgaagcgcagcacgccagccctccctgtccatcaccagctcccagagttcactcagacccacgtccatcgagtgatgccatccagctatctcatcttgggttgtccccttctcctcctgcccccaatcccttccagcatcagagtcttttccaacgagtcaactcttcacatgaggtggccaaagtactggagtttcagcttcagcatcattccttcctaagaaatcccagggctgatcttgagagtggactggttggatctcctcgcctTTGCTTTAGAGGGTTCTAATCCCCTCTTAGAACCAGTCAGGCCCTAGAGGTCAGGTTTCCCCAACGGTCTTCAAGAGACAGTCCGTCCCTGGAGAGCCGGCTTCTCAAAGCTCAGCTCTGCTGGGTGGCAGAGTCCGGGTCCTCCTCCAGGCTGACCCCGCCCCTCCCAACCAGGTCCCTCCTGAGACAGTGCAACCTCGACTGTCGCCCCAGTCCCTGGACGGCACCAGGTTTTACAGAAAAGGGAAAGGGCCGCCTCTGCCTGCAGCTCCTCAGTCTGAGAGCCCAGGAGGAGCGCGGGGCAAGGCATCCCAGGGCCCCCTGGGGCCCCCTCCTCTAAGCCATCTGCTCTTCCCTGACAGGTGGAGGTGCCCAAGCTGCTGCAGTAGACCCGGCTGCAGGCGCTGCCCGCCGCGCCACGCCTGCCCAGGCCCGGCTCCCAGGGCCGCACGGACCCCGCCCGCCACGCCAGCTGCCCTGCTCTGGACACCCCTGCCCTGCTCTGGCGGAGCCGGAGGCCGCCGCCACTCCACCAAGGGCACCCCCTCCCCTCGCTTCTTTCCTTGTCTCTGCCGTCTCCACCACTGTCTCGTCCCTGGAGCGGGCGGCTCTGGACCAGGAGAGTCCGACTGGCTCGAGACCGAGAGGACGACGCCCCTGGAGCCTGAGCGGCCGGCCAGCTGCCACAGGCCTAGGAGCCGGGAGGGGGGTCCCTCAGGGGTCACGTGACCCATGGGCCCACCGCCCCCAGGGCCAGGATGCAGGCCCCTGAGGAGCCCTGTGTGGGGCAAGGGTGTGAGGCTGGAGGGCCGCGGGCCCAGGGGAGAGGGCGGAGGGGCTGAGGGTACCCCAAACCCCTCCCCGCTAAGCAGGGGACTTGAGGGGCGCAGCCTGCTGGGGGGTGGGCTGCCGCAGGGGGAGAGGACAGACGGCCGCTGGACCTGGAGACTGGGTGCCAAAGCAGACGCTCCCTCACGCGCGCCCGCTGCTGTACAGACAGCTGCGACCTGTCCTCCGCGAGGTGTTTTAATATATGCGAGCCTCCCGCTGTGAGCGGCCGCGCACCCGGGTGCCGTCCCCAGGGTCCTGGCGCTGCCCCCTGCTCGGGAAGTGCGGACtcgccgccccgccgccccgaGCCGCCCGCGCGGCAGCTCCTCGCAGGGGCCGGACTCAGTCGGCGGGTCCTGCCCGGCGTCCCCGGGCGCAGCGCCGAGGCGGGTGGCGGGGCCAGGGCCTCAGCGGCCACACGAGGCGAGCGCTGCGCGCCTCCCGGTGCGGGCTGGGGGCCGGCGCCTCGAGCAGCCCGGGTCAGGAGGGCCGAGGCTGACGTGACCGCGGGGCCCCGGGCCCGCCTCCCGGCCGCCTCTCCGCTTTGGAGCTGCCGCCGCGCCCGGGCCGCGTTCCCGCGTCCGCCCCGCGCCGGACGCCGGACGCCGGGAGCCCAGTCAGGGCCTGAGGCGGCGCCCGCGCGGCCCCCGCTCCCGCCCGCCTGTCCGTGAGGCGGGCCGACGGCGGACACGGCCGCGCCGGAGGGCGACTCCCGCCGGACCGCACGGCCCCGCGCGGCGCCCAGGGCCTCGAGCCCCCGCCGGGCCGCCGCTTCAGGGCGCGACGCTCGCGCGGGGACGACCGCTCACGCGGCGCCCAGGGGCGGGTGTGGGGGCAGGCCCCGCCCTCCGCGCGCCCGCGGTCCCTCCCCCTCCTATGTCgtccccgcccctgccccgccgGCCGATGACGTCAccctccccgccgcccccgcaGGAGATTGACGTCCCCCTCCCCCGCAGGCCGATGACGTCACCCTCCCCGCCGCCCACGCAGGAGAATGACGTCCCCCTCCCCCGCAGGCCGATGATGTCCCCCCCCGCGGCCCCCGCCGGCCGATGACATCAccctccccgccgcccccgcagaatgatgcccccctcccccctccctcgcAGGCCGATGacgtccccctcccctgcccccccgcGTCCCCCGAAGGGCGATGAGGCCCCCCTCATGTCCCCCTCCCACGCCGGCCCATGAcgtccccctcccccacaggcCCCGCAGGCCGATGACATCACCCTTCCCGCCGCCCCCTCGCGTCGTCCGCAGGTCGATGGCGTCACCCTCCCCCGTTCCTACCTCTCCCCCTTGCAGGCCGATGACGTCCTCCTCCTCGGGCGGCGGCGCGGCGCCCCCTGGCGGAGACGCTGCCCGGCCTCTCGCGGCGCGCGGACGGAGGGCGGGCGGCTGCACCGGGCGCGGCCCGCCCCGCGGGAAGGCCAGGGTGGCGGCGGGGGCCGCCCTGGGATTAGCCGGGTTGAGGGGAAGGGTCGCTAGGCGGGGCCGAAGCCCTAGCTGAGGGCTCCGGATCCAGACTTGGGCCGGGATCCCCAGCCGCCTCACCCTCTCCGCACCCCGCCCGGGGGCCGGCGGAGCCCCAGGCCGGGCCCATCCGCCGAAGAGCGCCGGGAGGGGAGCGGCGTGTACGGGCCCGGGGTCTCCGGGCTGCAGGGCCCCTCGGCCCGCTCGCCCTCGCAGGAAGCCCGGGCCGGGCCTGGGGCCCAAGGCCTCTCATGCGGCTCCTCTAAGAGGCGAGAGATCTGAACGCGGGTCACCCACCAGGACCACCCGGCCTGGGGAGCCAAGTGGAGGCGGCCCGCTGGGGAGGTGGTAGAGGGGCAGGCGCTGCCCGCCCCACCGGGCACACTTCTTCCAGCCTCCCCTGCTCTGCCCATCTGGTTCTCAGCCGCCTTCTCCCGCTCCTgacctcccccgccccccgcgtTCCGCTGTCTTGCTAACCCCTGGCTCCCAGCCCTGACTGTACATCCAGGTACCTGGGCCCTAGCCCGCTCCCTGCCATCCTCTTCTGGACTCAGGCTCCCCAGCACCGCAGGCCTCGCTGACCCCGGGATGCGGGCCGCCGGCCTTTGTGGAACACACTCCCCCTTCCACCTCCGCTTCCCAGACCCCTCAGCGTCCTACTGCTCCCTTCGAGCTGAgcaggaccccccccccccccccccccccgcttatACCACGGCTGACCCAACCCCTGAGGGTCACGGCTCCTTCCACCCAATGCCACCTTGTAGGGCGGCTGCCAGTTTTCAGGGGCGCTGGGGGAGCAGCTGTGCCCGGTCCCCAGGTGAGGTGTTGGGTCCCAGGAGAGACCAGGGCGTTGCCCTGTTTACCAGCTAAACAGTGTGAGGGGCCTCCTCTCTGCTGCCACCACCTGAAAGCTCCACTCCAGCTCAGTTTCCCccctttttcttaaaattctcttttttgcAGTGCTTTGCAGTTAATTGATTGGAAATgttggagggagggggtggggggctctgaTTGGGATAAACTGCCTCCCATCCTAGACTATGGAGCAATTTCTAATTGGCCCCAGGCTGCTGACTTGAGGAAGCTCATTCCGGTTGGCATGGCCCTGCATTCATTAACATCTCATCTTTCAGGGAAATGCAGAAATCTTGTCCCGCAAACCTCCACCTCCCAGCTTCAGGACAGAGAGAGGGGCTGTCCAAACCTTGGGATGACCTGGTGACCCCTCTCCCAGAACGCTGGCAGAAGCTGTGGCCTGGAAGCCAGGACGCCCGAGGCCCACCTCTCATCCCCATCCTTGGGAAGGGTGGACCTGCAGCACAAGCTTCCCCTCCACCCAGGCCAGGTCTAGGGGTAGAGGTGTGACCCCGGCCCCAAAGCAGCCGGCCCCGAGTTCCCCGCCCTTACTGTGAGAAAAGAGCCTCCAGCGGGCTCTGGGTGCCGCCAGCACAAGGGCCTGGCAGTCCAGACCAGGCCCAGTGCCCTGAGGAATGAAGGAGCCAGCAGGCTGCAGTGGGGCTGGAGGACAGGCAgatggaggggcggggaggggactGAGAGAGGGCTCGAGAGGGCTCAGGGGCTTCCCGAGCTGACTTGGCGCTCTCCCCGTGTGAGTTAAAGTCCATCGAGCTTCCTTTCCTGGGTCTGTCACCAGGCCAGGGGGTGGCGGGAGGGGACCGGGCTGACGCAGCAGAGGCACCGAAGTGGGTCTGGGGGGTCTCGTGTCTTGGGCGCCCCTGATGCTCCGAGGCTGCTGACAGCACCTGTCCCGCGGGGGTCCTCTCAGCCGCTGGTCCAGGGAATGCCCTCTGACAGGGGAGGGCAGCCCCAACAAGCTTCCCGTACCCCCGAAGCAGCacccccattctacagatgaggaaatggagacccgGCGACCTTGGGAAACACACCTAGGTCAGTCGGTGGGGGACAAGCGCGAGTCCAGGTGTCTCAGACGGGTGGAAGGAGGTGCCTCTCACGCCGGGCCCGTGTGTGGCATCTGGGACCACGAGGACCCATCCCCCCATGGTGGCAAGATCTGCCTCCCCAGCGTTGGCAGCCTGGCAGCCCTCAGCCCTCTGACACCGGCCCTGCCCTCCCCGGCGGAGTCAGGAGGTGTGGACGGCCCAGCGGGGTTATGTCACCTTGGCTTTAATCCCCCCGGGCGCTGGCCGTGGGGCAGCTGGTGGGGGGGCTTCTGCCCATGGCTGGTGGAGcctccccagccccgccccgccctccccccgtCCACGGCAGACGAACAGGAGGGGCCCAGCCTTCCTGGCCGGCGTCCTGGGAGAAGGGCTGGAGATAGCAGGGGCCATGCAGGCTTTCCCGCCCTTCCCCCACTCCTGATAAAAATAGTCCGCGTGTCCCAGGCCCTCCCCACCCGCCCCTCAGTCACGGCCGAGTCCCAGCTCAGCTCCTGTTCCTCCTCCCTGGGGCTCCATTCCCAGAAGGTCTCAGGGTGCAgctgggcctggggcctggcGAGCAAatgcccctgcccacccccggGGCCGGGCGGAGGCTCAGCCTCTGAGGGACGGCAGAGACGCAGCTGGCTCCTCAGGCTCCAGGGTAGGAGGGCTGGGGTGGCACGTACGGGGGAGGAGCTGTAAGCCAAGGAGACGAGGTGAGGGTAGGGGCGGCCCAGGAGGGCGCAAAGGAACCCGACCCAGGCTGCAGGATCcccagggaggagcaggcagGACGCGGGGCCCACTCACCTGCAGGGTTGTAGACGGGGGGTCCCGCCGGGTAGAGTGGATACTGGGGTGCAGGACCGCTGGGTGGGTACATGAAGCCAGGCTGTGGGGGTGCGGGGCCGGCTTTGGGGTCCTGGGGGTATGGGCACAGTGGCTGCACAGGGACGCCTGTCATGGGGATCTCCTGGCCTGGTTGGGGGACAAGGACCAGCACTCAGGGCACCGCCTCCATGGGGCGCCGGCCCTGCCCCTCTGCCGCCAGACCCTGCTTGGCCGAGTGCAGCAGGGCGCCCGGAGGTGGCCCCCGCTGGTTGGTCTGGGCTCAGCAGGGTGCCCGCTCCGGGTTTCAGAGACCTCCCGGGCCAGATAGCACTGGCCTGGggggcgccccgccccgccccggcctaGCAGAGCTGCTCCCGAGGGGTCCTCGCACACTGGCCCCCACACGGGGTCACCGTTCCCACACCCACCAGGGCTGGGCCTGCGGGCAGGCACACGATTTTGCACACGGAGCACACCCCATGTCGCTCGCGCGCCAGGCCTGGCCCGCGGGTTTCCTGAGAGACGTGCACGCGCACGGCACACGGCGCACGGTGCAGGTACATCCGCGTACCCAGGCTTCACACGTGTCCCTGCGCTCTGGCTTCCGGGGTGACGGGCGGGCAGGTGTGTGTCCAGACGGGCCTGCTGCTGCCAACCACACCTCCTGACCTCCGGTCCCTCCGAAGGCACCCCGTCCCTTCCCGCGCGGACGCACGGACGGACGCACCTTCGAACGGGCTCTGCAGCTGCTGGCGCCGGCGGTAGAGgtagcagcaggagcagaggaAGCAGCAGATGGTGGTGGCGACCACGGCGACGAAGAGGATCACGGCCGAGGCGATGCCCGCTATGGTCTTGGGACTTGGGCAGAGAACAGGCCTCCTCaccttccagcctcgcgcagggAGTCCTCGCCACGCAGACCGCCATGCTGGCCTGTACCCCCGGCCAGAGAGACGCGGGGCTCTGCCCGTCCCGCTGGGGAGAGCGTCAGCACTGCGCTTCCGCCGAAGGCCGGGCAGCCTCCTGAGCAGCGGCCTCCCCGCAGGGGCTGCGGCGCGCGCCCGAGTCCATGACTGAACAGCTTGGACTCCAACACAGGAGGCCTGACGGGCAGAGCTCCTTTCTCAAAACGCGCTCGGTCACCGCCTCCCCCTACATGCTCTGTATGTCAGCGTCTCCTCCTCCCCAAACAAATTTGAAAGCCCCCTGTGTGCGCCCCCCTTAATGAGGGAACAGTGACCCATCCGGGACCTGTCctccccaagatcacacagcaagtgaGCAGCGGACTGGGGATTGGACCAGTCCGGCCAGAGGCTGGAGCGCCGCTGGGCCCAGGGCTGCCCCTGCCCTCGCCCTGCGCAGGcccgggcggggggggggagggcccGGCCCAGCCCGCGATGACCACATGACGGTCACCGGCCGGCCGCTCCTGGAGCTCCTGCGCCCTGGAGCTCCAGCCCCGCTTGGGCCCAGGCGGGGTGTCGGCTGAGAgacggagggggcggggcgggagggccGGCGCCCACCTGAAGGCCAGGCAGTGCTTCTGCTGCCTCTCGGTGATGAGCAGGCTCAGGTCCCGGCAACAGTACCGCTGGTAGCAGGTCCCGCAGCAGAAGGCGAAGAACTCGCAGTTGAAGCCCGGATGCCAGGAGCCGTTCCGGTCCAGGTACCAGAGGCAGTCCTCGCCAGCCAGAGCTGCGGGCAGCGGCGGAGGGGCCCAGTGGCCGCCGGGCCGGGTCTCCGGCCGCCCCCGCCCGCAGCGCCACCCTGGTCCCTGCGCCCGGAGGCCTCGGCCTCGACCCCCAGGGTCCGGCCCCCCCCCTCCCCGTCCAGCCCCCGcgcgcctcccccctcccctcccagggacCCTGAAACGCCGAGGCTCCGCCGGGATCCCCCCGGCGCCCCCGGGCCGCGCGCCGAGGCCTCCCGCCGCGCCCCCGCGCCCCGGCCCTTACCCAGGGGCGCCCCCAGCGCCAGGAGCGCGACCGCGGCGAGCGGCGCGGCCCCGCGGAGCCCGGCGGGCGGCATGGCGCGGCGCGGCGAGCGCGGGGCGCACAGGACGACGCCGCCGCCCAGCTCCGCGGGCCGGCTCGCCCGCCGGCTCCTCTCCGCCTGCTCGGGGCGGGGCTCGCGGGCCTGCGCCGACCCTgcgcccgcgccccgcccgccGGGCTCCGCCCCGGCCACGCCCCTCGCGGGGTCCGGGTCCGAgccgcccgccccgcccgcgcCGCGCCGGCGGCCGCTGGGCGCTGCTGCGGAG
The Ovis canadensis isolate MfBH-ARS-UI-01 breed Bighorn chromosome 12, ARS-UI_OviCan_v2, whole genome shotgun sequence genome window above contains:
- the LMOD1 gene encoding leiomodin-1 isoform X2, translated to MSKVAKYRRQVSEDPDIDSLLSTLSPEEMEELEKELDVVDPDGSVPLGLCQRNQTEKPSTGAYNREAMLNFCERETKKLIQREASVDEGKQVESKTDAKKGEDKGRDTGKKPLGPRRDSDLGKEPKKGSMKKSVSRDKDEADGRSAERPKEEKLVRGLEKGRVRAVVDKKEAGKEGPAAPLKDEEKQRSVIRDKGKKGEQPEAAGKAAAPEKAKGLRTGEDTRAEAPEPKGGRGDRATRPEGEKARKEEPHEVKAPREDSKTPVPEKPTPGAPAKPAEGPAKAEEEEAAPSIFDELLESVRSNDPEVTAVNVNNSDCITSEILVRFAEALEFNTAVKVFALANTRADDHVAFAIAIMLKANKTITSLNLDSNHITSKGILAIFRALLQNSSLTELRFHNQRHICGGKTEMEMAKLLKENTTLLKLGYHFELAGPRMTVTSLLSRNMDRQRQKRLQEQRQAQEAQAGKAQPEVPPARPPARGSPRPSLQPPPKAAPKNSPGKGGAPAAPPPPPPPLAPPLIMESLRNSLSPATQRKVGDKALPAQEKNSRDQLLAAIRSSNLKQLKKVEVPKLLQ
- the LMOD1 gene encoding leiomodin-1 isoform X1, with translation MVAPAPEPAHPVHTPSRSGKCSSLRLRGDATVVQADTGPWGQCSPPQEGKQVESKTDAKKGEDKGRDTGKKPLGPRRDSDLGKEPKKGSMKKSVSRDKDEADGRSAERPKEEKLVRGLEKGRVRAVVDKKEAGKEGPAAPLKDEEKQRSVIRDKGKKGEQPEAAGKAAAPEKAKGLRTGEDTRAEAPEPKGGRGDRATRPEGEKARKEEPHEVKAPREDSKTPVPEKPTPGAPAKPAEGPAKAEEEEAAPSIFDELLESVRSNDPEVTAVNVNNSDCITSEILVRFAEALEFNTAVKVFALANTRADDHVAFAIAIMLKANKTITSLNLDSNHITSKGILAIFRALLQNSSLTELRFHNQRHICGGKTEMEMAKLLKENTTLLKLGYHFELAGPRMTVTSLLSRNMDRQRQKRLQEQRQAQEAQAGKAQPEVPPARPPARGSPRPSLQPPPKAAPKNSPGKGGAPAAPPPPPPPLAPPLIMESLRNSLSPATQRKVGDKALPAQEKNSRDQLLAAIRSSNLKQLKKVEVPKLLQ
- the SHISA4 gene encoding protein shisa-4; amino-acid sequence: MPPAGLRGAAPLAAVALLALGAPLALAGEDCLWYLDRNGSWHPGFNCEFFAFCCGTCYQRYCCRDLSLLITERQQKHCLAFSPKTIAGIASAVILFVAVVATTICCFLCSCCYLYRRRQQLQSPFEGQEIPMTGVPVQPLCPYPQDPKAGPAPPQPGFMYPPSGPAPQYPLYPAGPPVYNPAAPPPYVPPQPSYPGA